Proteins encoded within one genomic window of Hermetia illucens chromosome 2, iHerIll2.2.curated.20191125, whole genome shotgun sequence:
- the LOC119648280 gene encoding peroxisomal membrane protein PMP34 — translation MAQSKNSVFSYQSWVHAVAGATGGVVAMSVFYPLDTVRARLQLEDSQIKKDSNTIEILKQLIREEGFTTLYRGLMPVLESLCISNFVYFYTFHGLKSYFDSGDKQNALKDLLIGAVSGAINVMTTTPFWVVNTRLKMKGLKGDKPTNSDHYENLLSGLFYIAKTEGIPGLWAGAIPSLILVINPALQFMMYEMIKRKLVKSHGELSALTYFGIGAVSKAFATVLTYPLQLVQTKLRHGSKDTNMNIPRNAGILKMLLYILKTQGINGLFRGLEAKLLQTVLTAALLFATYEKIASYVVLILISSKRRRH, via the exons GGAGGCGTTGTAGCTATGTCAGTATTTTATCCGTTGGATACTGTACGAGCTCGTTTACAGT TGGAAGACTCGCAAATCAAAAAGGATTCAAACACCATCGAGATACTGAAGCAATTAATACGAGAGGAAGGATTTACTACATTGTATCGTGGATTGATGCCAGTACTTGAAAGCTTATGCATTTCAAATTTCGTATATTTCTACACCTTCCACGGTTTAAAGTCTTACTTCGACAGCGGAGACAAACAAAATGCTTTAAAGGATCTTTTAATAGGCGCTGTGAGTGGGGCTATAAATGTGATGACTACGACCCCATTTTGGGTTGTGAATACTAGGTTGAAAATGAAGGGATTGAAAGGAGATAAACCTACAAACAGTGACCATTATGAAAATTTACTCAGTGGGCTATTTTATATAGCAAAAACGGAAGGCATTCCTGGACTATGGGCTGGTGCTATACCATCACTAATTCTGGTTATCAATCCTGCTCTTCAGTTTATGATGTATGAGATGATAAAACGAAAGTTAGTAAAAAGCCACGGCGAACTTTCAGCGCTAACTTATTTTGGAATTGGAGCAGTATCAAAAGCATTTGCAACGGTGCTAACATATCCGCTGCAATTAGTGCAAACGAAATTGCGCCATGGGTCAAAGGATACAAATATGAACATTCCGCGGAATGCTGGAATTTTAAAAATGCTTCTGTACATTTTGAAAACTCAAGGCATAAATGGTTTATTCCGAGGGTTGGAAGCGAAGCTTCTACAAACCGTTTTGACAGCAGCACTATTATTTGCAACATACGAGAAAATTGCAAGTTATGTTGTTTTAATATTGATTTCATCAAAACGTCGCCGGCATTAG